A single Oncorhynchus mykiss isolate Arlee chromosome 24, USDA_OmykA_1.1, whole genome shotgun sequence DNA region contains:
- the LOC110503602 gene encoding G-protein coupled receptor 4-like yields the protein MLSVKITMHLQNMRTMCNISFCNVDSKIDQYFQPTLYIIVIVLGLPTNCMALWAAYLQVKQKNELGIYLINLSVADLLYIGTLPLWIDYFLQHDDWIHGQNSCKLFGFIFYTNIYVSIAFLCCISIDRYLAVAYPLKFAKVRRVKTAVLVSSVVWTIEIVANSAPLFHDELFQDRFNHTFCFEKYPMQDWVAGMNLYRTFLGFLVPWLLMLGAYRGILRAVRGNVSTECHEKAKIKRLALSLILIVLLCFGPYHVLLLCRSILFLQKPCDCGAEEDLFAAYHVALALTSLNCVADPILYCFVNEGARHDVGHALTTLLGVFKRNSPAPADALTAGSVTLETPLSIKKQLGLYSEVKASTYKTELVALKEECLQMTILGVKK from the coding sequence ATGCTTAGTGTCAAAATAACAATGCACCTACAGAATATGAGGACAATGTGCAACATTTCTTTCTGCAATGTGGACTCAAAGATCGACCAGTACTTCCAGCCTACGCTGTACATCATTGTCATCGTCCTGGGCCTGCCCACCAACTGCATGGCTCTTTGGGCGGCTTACTTGCAGGTGAAGCAGAAAAATGAGCTGGGCATCTACTTGATCAACCTCTCCGTGGCTGACCTCCTCTACATCGGCACCCTGCCCCTATGGATCGACTACTTCCTCCAGCACGACGACTGGATTCACGGCCAGAATTCCTGCAAGCTGTTCGGATTCATTTTCTACACCAACATCTACGTCAGCATCGCCTTCCTCTGCTGCATCTCCATCGACCGATACCTGGCCGTGGCCTACCCGCTCAAGTTCGCCAAGGTCCGGAGGGTCAAAACCGCCGTGCTGGTCAGTTCCGTGGTGTGGACCATCGAGATAGTGGCCAACTCTGCACCCCTCTTCCACGACGAGCTCTTCCAGGACCGTTTCAACCACACCTTCTGCTTCGAGAAGTACCCCATGCAAGACTGGGTGGCGGGCATGAACCTTTACCGGACCTTTCTGGGTTTCCTGGTTCCCTGGCTGCTCATGCTGGGTGCGTACCGGGGCATTCTGCGGGCGGTGCGTGGCAATGTGTCCACGGAGTGCCACGAGAAGGCCAAGATTAAGCGCCTGGCGCTGAGCCTAATCCTGATCGTATTGCTATGCTTCGGGCCATACCACGTGCTCCTGCTGTGTCGCAGCATCCTCTTCCTCCAGAAGCCCTGCGACTGTGGCGCAGAGGAGGACCTGTTTGCAGCCTACCATGTGGCACTGGCGCTCACCAGCCTGAACTGTGTGGCTGACCCCATCCTCTACTGTTTTGTTAACGAGGGCGCACGCCATGACGTCGGTCACGCGCTCACCACCCTGCTGGGGGTCTTCAAGCGGAACTCGCCCGCGCCAGCTGATGCACTGACAGCTGGCTCTGTCACCTTGGAGACACCACTGTCCATCAAGAAGCAGCTGGGCCTGTACAGCGAGGTCAAGGCCAGCACCTACAAGACAGAGCTGGTGGCCCTCAAAGAGGAGTGTCTTCAGATGACCATACTCGGTGTTAAGAAATGA